The following are encoded together in the Kribbella sp. CA-293567 genome:
- a CDS encoding carotenoid biosynthesis protein has translation MTSSRVETSAARSWTAPRAVTWVAGGLAAAAVLVQMIFPFTAGGTFALTVASVLLLSAAALTHALATRGPSTALALLVVAGGGGLVAEAIGVSTGVPFGRYDYTGTLGWEVFGVPGLVPLAWVMMAWPALLVARLLVPGRRPVLRLLVAAWALTAWDVFLDPQMVDAGHWTWDDPHPALPGVEGIPLTNFAGWLVVSALICGVLDRLVPASAGRRVELRRDAVPVAVYLWTYGSSVLAHALFFGRPPVALVGSLVMGIVALPLAALVIRRTGRR, from the coding sequence ATGACCAGCTCCCGCGTCGAGACCAGCGCAGCGAGGTCGTGGACAGCGCCCAGGGCGGTCACCTGGGTGGCGGGCGGCTTGGCGGCCGCCGCGGTGCTGGTGCAGATGATCTTCCCGTTCACAGCGGGCGGCACGTTCGCGCTCACAGTCGCCAGCGTGCTGCTGCTCTCGGCCGCCGCGCTGACCCATGCCTTGGCGACCCGGGGCCCGAGCACGGCACTGGCTCTGCTCGTCGTGGCCGGCGGCGGTGGACTGGTCGCTGAGGCGATCGGCGTGAGTACCGGCGTGCCGTTCGGCAGGTACGACTACACCGGCACGCTCGGCTGGGAGGTATTCGGTGTGCCGGGGCTGGTGCCGCTGGCCTGGGTGATGATGGCGTGGCCGGCCCTGCTGGTGGCCCGGCTGCTGGTCCCCGGCCGCCGACCGGTGCTGCGGCTCCTCGTAGCGGCTTGGGCGCTGACGGCCTGGGACGTTTTCCTCGACCCGCAGATGGTCGATGCCGGGCACTGGACCTGGGACGACCCGCACCCCGCGTTGCCCGGGGTGGAAGGAATCCCGCTGACCAACTTCGCCGGCTGGCTGGTGGTGTCGGCGCTCATCTGCGGAGTGCTCGATCGGCTGGTGCCCGCCTCCGCGGGCCGGCGGGTGGAGTTGCGGCGCGACGCCGTACCGGTTGCGGTGTATCTGTGGACCTATGGTTCTTCGGTGCTCGCCCACGCCTTGTTCTTCGGTCGTCCTCCGGTGGCGCTGGTCGGCAGCCTGGTGATGGGAATCGTGGCGCTACCGCTGGCCGCGTTGGTGATTCGCCGGACGGGTCGGCGGTGA
- a CDS encoding glycosyltransferase has translation MRVPAGRWLVRAGTTFAVASLGLTLDNLRRLRAPSPVASPASETLAVLLPVRDEAERVEQCVRELASAAAHWPGPARVIVLDDRSADGTADALHRILNDSEHPVPHPVEVITGVPTPNGWLGKPWACQQLADAAGGASVLVFVDADVTVSEAGLTATVSLLRSSGLDLVCPYPRQEAEGVAERLVQPLLQWSWMSTLPLAIAESSARPSLTAANGQLLAVDAAAYRRAGGHAAVRADVLEDIGLLRALKRSGGRGVVVDGSDIASCRMYDGWRDLRAGYTKSLWAAFGSPMGAAAVTALMLLSHVVPAAAALRGSRVGLIGYLASVAGRALVARRTGGRVHPDAWAHPLSVAAFAALTADSVVARQRGTLRWKGRPVEVRR, from the coding sequence GTGAGGGTGCCGGCCGGCCGCTGGCTGGTTCGCGCCGGTACGACGTTCGCTGTCGCGTCGCTGGGCCTGACTCTCGACAATCTGCGCCGGCTGCGTGCGCCCTCGCCCGTGGCCTCGCCGGCCTCCGAGACCCTCGCGGTGCTGCTGCCCGTGCGCGACGAGGCCGAGCGGGTCGAGCAGTGCGTGCGCGAACTCGCGTCGGCGGCCGCCCACTGGCCTGGGCCTGCCCGGGTCATCGTGCTCGACGACCGGTCCGCCGACGGCACGGCCGACGCATTGCACCGGATCTTGAACGACAGCGAGCATCCGGTGCCGCATCCGGTCGAGGTGATCACCGGCGTCCCGACACCGAACGGCTGGCTGGGGAAGCCGTGGGCGTGTCAGCAACTCGCCGACGCTGCCGGTGGGGCTTCGGTGCTGGTCTTCGTCGATGCCGACGTGACGGTCTCCGAGGCCGGACTGACCGCGACCGTGAGCCTGCTGCGTTCGTCCGGTCTCGACCTCGTCTGCCCTTATCCGCGCCAGGAAGCCGAGGGCGTCGCGGAGCGGCTCGTGCAACCGCTGCTGCAGTGGTCCTGGATGAGCACGTTGCCGTTGGCAATTGCCGAGAGCTCCGCGCGGCCGTCGCTGACGGCGGCGAACGGCCAGTTGCTCGCTGTCGACGCCGCGGCCTACCGGCGAGCAGGTGGGCACGCGGCGGTCCGGGCCGACGTACTGGAGGACATCGGCCTGCTGCGGGCGCTGAAGCGCTCGGGCGGCCGTGGCGTGGTGGTCGACGGCAGTGACATCGCCTCCTGCCGGATGTACGACGGCTGGCGCGACTTGAGGGCCGGCTATACGAAGTCCTTGTGGGCCGCGTTCGGATCACCGATGGGCGCTGCGGCGGTGACGGCGCTGATGCTGCTTTCCCACGTCGTGCCTGCTGCGGCAGCGCTGCGGGGTTCGCGGGTTGGGCTGATCGGTTACCTCGCCAGTGTGGCCGGGCGGGCGCTGGTGGCCCGGCGTACCGGTGGCCGGGTGCACCCTGATGCCTGGGCGCATCCGCTGTCAGTAGCGGCGTTCGCAGCGCTCACCGCCGACTCCGTGGTGGCCCGCCAACGGGGAACCTTGCGCTGGAAGGGCCGGCCTGTCGAGGTTCGCCGGTGA